The Pelagicoccus albus genome includes the window CTTTGCGTCGGTAGCGGCGGACAATGTAGCGGACTTTTGTTTGGAGATGTATCGTGGAATGGGTTTGCTGGACGGTATCCGCGTAGAGAGATCAGGCAGCAAAGATTTCCGGAGATCGGCCATTTCGGTGGATGATTACTTTGTGGATACCCGGTATGAAGGAGAGTGGGTGAGGGCTCGCAAGATGGATTCCGGTTTCGCTCTGCACCAGGGAGGGAGTTCGTTCTTGCCAGTCGAAGCGGAAGGTAACGAGAAGTCGATGATTACACCGACTCGAGATACCCGTTTGCTTTGGATGCAATCTGTCATAAACTGTACTCACTATGTTGCAGGGGCAGGGGAAATTAAATATTTGAATACGAGCGAAGCACCTGAGATCGTTTTCGTGGAACGAGACTTTATCGAAAGAAGCGACGAGGCTTATGTCGGAGACTGAAAGAAAGCGAATTTTAGCGGTGGGGGCGCATCCGGATGACATCGAGTTTGGATGTGGAGCAATCTTGCTGAAAGAAGCTTCGCTTGGCTCGCATATTGGTTTGCTGGTTTGCTCGCTGGGAGAGGCGGGGAGCAACGGGACTCCGGAAGTTCGCGAACAGGAATGCCGAGAGGCGTCCAGCTTGTTGGAAGCGTCGCTGACCTTTTTGGATTGCGGCGGCGACTCGAAAATTGAAGCGAGTAGGGCCAACGCCTTGCTGATCGCTAAAGAAATCCGACGGCTACGTCCGGACGTTGTATTGGCTCCGACGGATACGGTGAATCAACATCCCGATCACGTGGCTATTTCGAATGTCACCCGCGATGCCGCCCGTTTGGCCCGTTATGGAGGCTTGGAAGAGCTCAAAGCGTTTTCTCCCCATGCAGTGGAATCGCTCTTTTATTATGCGATCACTCCCGGTGCAGCTCGCGAAGGAGGAACCCCCTTCCTTGTTGATGTAAGCCCTTTTGTCTCTGCTTGGGAGGCGCTCATGAATTGCCATGCTAGCCAAATGAAGACCCGTAATTATCTAGAGCTGCAGGTTTCGAATTCACGCACTCTCGGACTTCAGATGGGAGTTACTCATGGGCAGGCCCTCTGGCCAAATGATCCGGTCGTGATCGATTCCTTGAATTCGGCCCCTCCCGGCGCGCGTCTATTCTAAGTGAGCTTTGGTTCGAAGTTAAAGATAGGCATAGCGTGCTACCCATTAGTAGGGGGGAGCGGGATTTTGGCTTCGGCTTTGGGAATGGAGTTGGCTCAAATGGGTCACGAGGTGCATTTCTTCAGCTATGCCAAGCCCGTGCGACTCGATACGGAGATGGAAGGTATTCATTTTCACGCGGTCGCAGTTTCCAAATATAAGTTGTTTGAATATGCGGATTATACCCTGCCGCTTGCGGTGAAAATGGCTGACGTGGCGGATCGGGAGCATCTTGATATTATCCATGCCCATTACGCGGTTCCCCATGCGACAGCGGCATACATCGCCAAGCGAATGGCCAAACAAGACAAGTTGCGTATCGTTACCACCTTGCACGGCACAGATACGACTTTGCTCGGAAGGGATCCGAACTACCGCCGAGCGATCGAGTATTCGCTGCAGCATTCAGATCGAGTAACGACCGTCTCGCACAGTCTTAGGCGGGACACGGAGGAAGTCTTCGACGTGGGGAAGGAGATCGACGTGATCCATAATTTCTACAGCCCAGGTATTCCCACACGCTCGCGAGGAGACATGCGAGAAGAGCTGGGGCTAGGCGATAAGTTCACTCTGTTCCACGCTTCAAATCTTCGGTCTGTAAAACGAATCGACCTATTGCTCGAGGCTGTCTCCCTCACTCGCCACAAGGATCGTCTGAAGC containing:
- the bshA gene encoding N-acetyl-alpha-D-glucosaminyl L-malate synthase BshA, which gives rise to MSFGSKLKIGIACYPLVGGSGILASALGMELAQMGHEVHFFSYAKPVRLDTEMEGIHFHAVAVSKYKLFEYADYTLPLAVKMADVADREHLDIIHAHYAVPHATAAYIAKRMAKQDKLRIVTTLHGTDTTLLGRDPNYRRAIEYSLQHSDRVTTVSHSLRRDTEEVFDVGKEIDVIHNFYSPGIPTRSRGDMREELGLGDKFTLFHASNLRSVKRIDLLLEAVSLTRHKDRLKLVILAGAPFDEYKPKVAELGLENTVMVRENGYPIENYIEASDLCLYTSRTESFCLSILEAMFLGKASIAFRVGGIPEVMEEGESGLLCDFGDCQAMADAIDDMVERPEEAARLGRNARKRAESSFTAKRIVPGYLRCYSDALSV
- a CDS encoding PIG-L family deacetylase translates to MSETERKRILAVGAHPDDIEFGCGAILLKEASLGSHIGLLVCSLGEAGSNGTPEVREQECREASSLLEASLTFLDCGGDSKIEASRANALLIAKEIRRLRPDVVLAPTDTVNQHPDHVAISNVTRDAARLARYGGLEELKAFSPHAVESLFYYAITPGAAREGGTPFLVDVSPFVSAWEALMNCHASQMKTRNYLELQVSNSRTLGLQMGVTHGQALWPNDPVVIDSLNSAPPGARLF